The following DNA comes from Nocardia sp. XZ_19_385.
GTCACCACCGACGCGCGCGAGAGGACGAAAACATGAGCACCAAGATGATTTTCATCAACCTTCCGGTCGAGGACCTGAACCGGTCCAAGGCCTTCTACGAGGCGGTCGGCTGGAAGGTGAACGCGGATTTCACCGATGAGAACGCGGCCTGCATCGTGGTCGATGACAACATCTGCCTGATGCTGCTGACCAAGACCTTCTTCACCACCTTCAGCCAGCGCCCGATCGCCGACACGGTCGCCGCCACCGCCGCCGCATACGCGCTCGCGCTGGCCAGTGCGGACGAGGTGGATGTGCTCACCGACGCGGCCGTGGCCGCGGGCGCCACCGAGGAACACTGCCCGGACAAGCGCGCCCAGGAGGCCGAAGTCGGGATGCACGGCCGGACCTTCATCGATCCGGACGGCCATCAGTGGGAACCGTTCTACATGGCGTACCAGGCCGCCTGAGCACCGAGAAGCTTTCCCGGCGAGAGCCAGGACCCAACTGCGGAGGGTCCTAGCGCTCGCCGGGAAGGATCTACTACTGGCCGGTGAAGTTCGGCTTGCGCTTCTCGGCGAAGGCCTTCGGGCCCTCCTTGGCATCGGCGGACCGGAACACCGACATGCCGATCTTGGCCTCGATCTGGAAGGCGTCCAGCTCGTGCATCGCCTCGGTCTCGCGCAGCGTACGCAGGATCGCCTGCACGGCGAGCGGGCCGTTGTTCGAGATCTGCTGCGCCAGTTCCAGCGCCTTGTCCAGGGCGGTGCCGTCCGGCACCACGTGCCCGACCAGCCCGTATTCCTTGGCTTCGGCGGCGGTGATGTGCCGGCCGGTCAGCAGGATCTCCGCGGCGACGGTGTAGGGAATCTGGCGTACCAGGCGCACTGCCGACCCGCCGAGCGGGAACAGGCCCCAGCGCGCCTCGGAGACACCGAATTTCGCGCTTTCCGCGGCCACCCGGATGTCGGTGCCCTGCAGGATTTCCGTGCCGCCCGCGATGGCCGCGCCCTCCACGGCCGCGATCAGCGGCTTGGTCAGGCGGCGGCCTTTGAGCAGCGCCGGGAGATTGGCCGGGTCGAAACTGGATTCGTTGTCACCCGGGTGGTTGGCGCTCATCGCCTTCAAATCCATACCCGCGCAGAACGTCCCGCTTGCACCGGTGAGGATGGCCACACGAATGTCGGGATCGCTATCGACCTGGTCCCAGGCGTCGCGCATGATCGCCATCATCTCGGCGGACAGGGCGTTGCGAGCCTCGGGGCGATTCATCGTCACGATGAGAACATGATCGCGCTTTTCAACGAGGCAGTGCGGCATAGACCTTCTCCTGACTTGCTGGCCTTTTCGAGTGACCTGACAAGCAGTCACTAGCGGGTGCTTGCCAGGGACAGTAACACGTTCTATTTTAGGCCTGTGAGCTACAACATAGCGGACCTTGTCGAACACGCCATCGACCTCATGCCGGATCGCGTCGCGCTGGTCGACGACGCCCGCGAGGTGACTTACGCGGAACTGGAGGAGCAGGCCAATAAATTGGCCCACTACCTGCTGGAACATGGTGTCCAGCAAGGTGACAAGGTGGGTCTCTACTCGCGCAACACCATCGAGGCCGTGATCGCCATGGTGGCGGTCTTCAAGGCCCGCGCGGTGTTGATCAACGTGAACTTCCGATACGTCGAGAACGAGTTGCAATATATCTTCGACAACTCGGACATGGTCGCGCTGATCCACGAGCGTCGCTACACCGACAAGGTCGCCGCCGTCCGGTCGAACACCCCCAAGCTGGGAACCGTCATCGTCGTCGACGACGATACGACCGGAACGATCGCGACCGCAGCCGATTCAGTGGATTACGCCACAGTGCTCGCCGAGTCCTCGGGCGAGCGGGACTTCGGCGAACGCTCCGGCGACGACATCTTCATGCTCTACACCGGCGGCACCACCGGCCTGCCCAAGGGCGTGATGTGGCGCCAGGAGGACTGGTGGCGAGTGCTCGGCGGCGGCATCAACTTCGTCACCGGCGATCGCGTCGAGGACGAGTGGCAGCAGGCCAAGACCGGCGCCGGCAACGCGCAGATGGTGCGCTACCCGATCCCGCCGCTGATCCACGGCGGTTCGCAGTGCGCGGTGTTCCACGCCCTCTTCGACGGCGGCAAGGCGATCATGCTGCCGGAGTTCAGCGGGCACGGCGTCTGGCAGGCCATCGACAAGCACACCGTGAACCTGATCTTCATCACCGGCGACGCGATGGCCCGCCCGATGCTCGACGCACTGAAGGAGGGCAACCCGGAAACCGGTGAGCCCTACAAGCATTCGACCCTGTGGGCGATGGCCTCCAGCGCGGCGCTGTTCTCGCCGACGCTCAAGGACCAGTTCATGGAAGAGCTGCCGAACACCATGATCACCGACTCGATCGGCTCCTCGGAGACCGGCTTCGGCGGCCTGGCCGTGGTCACCAAGGGTCAAACCCACACCGGCGGTCCGCGGGTGAAGATCGACGCTTCCACCGAGGTGCTCAACGACGAGGGCTACCCGGTCGAGCCGGGTTCGGGCCAGATCGGTTTCATCGCGCGCAAGGGCCACATCCCGCTGGGCTACTACGGCGACGAAGCCAAGACCAAGGCGACGTTCAAGGAGTTCCACGGGGTGCGTTACTCCATCCCCGGCGACTACGCCCGGGTCGAGGCGGACGGCACTGTCACCATGCTCGGCCGCGGTTCGGTCAGCATCAACAGCGGGGGCGAGAAGATCTACCCCGAAGAGGTCGAGGGCGCGCTGAAGATGCACCCGGACGTCTTCGACGCGCTCGTCGTCGGCGTGCCGGATGAGCGCTGGGGACAGCGGGTTACGGCGGTCGTGCAGTGCCGCGGTGACAAGCGCCCGACCCTGGAGGACCTGCGCCCGATCCTGAACAAGGAGATCTCGGCCTACAAGCTGCCGCGCAGCCTGTGGTTCGTCGACGAGATCAAGCGGTCGCCGGCGGGCAAGCCGGATTACCGCTGGGCCAAGGAGCAGACCGAGTCGCGCCCGGCCGACGAGCATGCCGATGCCAGCAGCAAGTAAGTTCGGCTAAGTATCACCGGACAAGGGCTGTCGCGTGAGCGGCAGCCCTTGCCGCTTTTTCGCCGCCCGGAACTGGAGAACGAAAATGGAAGAGTTGCCGCCGCTGGCTTTCTTCGAGGCCACCTCGGATGGTTTCGAACCGCTGCCGTTCGCGCAGAGCGCCTGGTCGCCCACCATGATCAACGGACCGGCCGTCTGTGGTCTGCTGGCCCGGGAGCTGGAGAGCCAGTTCTGTCCGGAGGGCTTCCTGCCGTCGCGGCTGACGGTCGACATGTTCCGGCCGCCGCTGAAGAAGACGGCCACCGTGGTGACCAAGGTGGTGCGTGAAGGCAACCGGATCGTGGTGGCCGACGCGGTCCTGCAGCAGGACGGGCAGGACATGGCGCGCGCGACCGCGATCTTCCTGAAGCAGTCCGAGCAGCCGCCGGGGGAGCGCTGGACCCGCGCCGAGGCGCCGCAGCCGCCGGACGTCCCGCCCGCCGACGGCCTGAGCGTCCCGTGGTGGAACAGCAGCGACAGCGCCGACGGCTGGACCAATCGCATCCGGGACCATCAGAACGACGGCCACAAGAAGATGTGGCAGACACCGATTTCCGCGGTCCTGGGCGAGGCGCCGTCCTCGTTCGTCGGTGCGGCCATCATCGGTGAGTCGACCAGTCTGCTCACGAACTGGGGCAGCGAGGGCGTCGGCTTCATCAACGCCGACCTGACCATCGCGCTGGCCCGTCCGTCGGAGGGGCTGGAGATCGGCCTGGAGGCCGACAACCACATCAGCGCGGACGGCGTGGCCGTGGGTAGCGCGACCCTGTTCGATCGTCATGGGGCGTTCGGTACGTGTGTGGTGACGGCGTTGGCGAACGCGCAGCGCGCGGTCAACTTCGGCGAGGGCTACCGCCACCCCGCGGAAATCGCCGCGCAGTAGGCGAAGCTGTTGGGGGAGTGGATCAGCGGGACTGGGCGGCGTCGCCGGCCAGCAGGATCCGGCCCGAGCGGTACCGATCGGCGACCCGGTGGTGTACCCGGAAACGCGAGCACCACAGCACCTCGGTGACTTTCACGTCCCCGCCGGGGCCGCGCTTGTCGAGGATCGACTGGATGTCCTCGGCTGCCGGGTGCTCGGGAGCCTCGTCCAGGTCGGCACCACGATCCCGCGGCCGATCAGTTCGTCGGCGAGGCCGATTTCTTCGAGCACCTCCAAGGTCCGGGCGTGCACGACGGCGGCGCGAGAAGTGTTGGCGCCCTCGACTAGTCGATCCAGCCAACGCTTGTTGGCTTGAACGGTAGGCCGGTCGGCTGGGGAAGTGAACGGGTGTTGGCCTACACTCGTTGGCGTGACTGTCGAGCCTGACGAAACCCCTGCGCGCCGCTCGGATGCCACGCGCGCGAAGATCTTGGAAGCTGCCCGGGCGCGTTTCGCCGCCGAAGGCTTTCGCAAGGCGACGGTGCGCGCGATCGCCGCGGACGCCGAGATCGACCCGTCCATGGTCATGCGCTACTTCGGCAACAAGGACGGCCTGTTCGCGGCCGCCGTCGACATCGCTCTGGAGCTGCCCGACCTGTCGGCGGCCGCTCCGGACAGCCTGGGCGAGTTGCTGATTCATCGCTTCCTGGCGGTCTGGGAAGAACCGCCGG
Coding sequences within:
- a CDS encoding crotonase/enoyl-CoA hydratase family protein — translated: MPHCLVEKRDHVLIVTMNRPEARNALSAEMMAIMRDAWDQVDSDPDIRVAILTGASGTFCAGMDLKAMSANHPGDNESSFDPANLPALLKGRRLTKPLIAAVEGAAIAGGTEILQGTDIRVAAESAKFGVSEARWGLFPLGGSAVRLVRQIPYTVAAEILLTGRHITAAEAKEYGLVGHVVPDGTALDKALELAQQISNNGPLAVQAILRTLRETEAMHELDAFQIEAKIGMSVFRSADAKEGPKAFAEKRKPNFTGQ
- a CDS encoding VOC family protein, with protein sequence MSTKMIFINLPVEDLNRSKAFYEAVGWKVNADFTDENAACIVVDDNICLMLLTKTFFTTFSQRPIADTVAATAAAYALALASADEVDVLTDAAVAAGATEEHCPDKRAQEAEVGMHGRTFIDPDGHQWEPFYMAYQAA
- a CDS encoding acyl-CoA synthetase, translating into MSYNIADLVEHAIDLMPDRVALVDDAREVTYAELEEQANKLAHYLLEHGVQQGDKVGLYSRNTIEAVIAMVAVFKARAVLINVNFRYVENELQYIFDNSDMVALIHERRYTDKVAAVRSNTPKLGTVIVVDDDTTGTIATAADSVDYATVLAESSGERDFGERSGDDIFMLYTGGTTGLPKGVMWRQEDWWRVLGGGINFVTGDRVEDEWQQAKTGAGNAQMVRYPIPPLIHGGSQCAVFHALFDGGKAIMLPEFSGHGVWQAIDKHTVNLIFITGDAMARPMLDALKEGNPETGEPYKHSTLWAMASSAALFSPTLKDQFMEELPNTMITDSIGSSETGFGGLAVVTKGQTHTGGPRVKIDASTEVLNDEGYPVEPGSGQIGFIARKGHIPLGYYGDEAKTKATFKEFHGVRYSIPGDYARVEADGTVTMLGRGSVSINSGGEKIYPEEVEGALKMHPDVFDALVVGVPDERWGQRVTAVVQCRGDKRPTLEDLRPILNKEISAYKLPRSLWFVDEIKRSPAGKPDYRWAKEQTESRPADEHADASSK
- a CDS encoding FAD-dependent monooxygenase, giving the protein MASERRAGVSSGSTVTPTSVGQHPFTSPADRPTVQANKRWLDRLVEGANTSRAAVVHARTLEVLEEIGLADELIGRGIVVPTWTRLPSTRQPRTSSRSSTSAAPAGT
- a CDS encoding acyl-CoA thioesterase domain-containing protein; translation: MEELPPLAFFEATSDGFEPLPFAQSAWSPTMINGPAVCGLLARELESQFCPEGFLPSRLTVDMFRPPLKKTATVVTKVVREGNRIVVADAVLQQDGQDMARATAIFLKQSEQPPGERWTRAEAPQPPDVPPADGLSVPWWNSSDSADGWTNRIRDHQNDGHKKMWQTPISAVLGEAPSSFVGAAIIGESTSLLTNWGSEGVGFINADLTIALARPSEGLEIGLEADNHISADGVAVGSATLFDRHGAFGTCVVTALANAQRAVNFGEGYRHPAEIAAQ
- a CDS encoding TetR family transcriptional regulator, whose product is MTVEPDETPARRSDATRAKILEAARARFAAEGFRKATVRAIAADAEIDPSMVMRYFGNKDGLFAAAVDIALELPDLSAAAPDSLGELLIHRFLAVWEEPPGNEVMLTLLRAAITDDALADRARAVFAEQVLPAVLRYGDPADAPRRSGLIASQLLGLALCRYVLQLPPVVAMTPDQLIADIAPTLQGYLTSHPG
- a CDS encoding FAD-dependent monooxygenase: MDEAPEHPAAEDIQSILDKRGPGGDVKVTEVLWCSRFRVHHRVADRYRSGRILLAGDAAQSR